The following proteins are co-located in the Solanum pennellii chromosome 8, SPENNV200 genome:
- the LOC107028800 gene encoding phosphatidylinositol-glycan biosynthesis class X protein — protein MELHELLARCSTLVIAVILIARISSCLNTAVLSEVHAPYVDNYVSKSYFNKHDNLVDSKFEDFIAHDILYGACESLQGNVEFSPKLSALHGKLIGEGSHRRLSSTLRLKMSSESISRPPKSCEVIIVERLPSGVFADPFELQHLVQRGVFRDAAVFGDTNLELPSFLSNHSLVEVHLEVGTNLTSQQKDELEIHMELPLHARYQPLGHGFSRVQFASPDLFLRCNIERKEDDTGCLFLLDKQNAESIDTHPVWEVPCGNREHTEVVSAFTFISAVLSALLIIVASIKYSDNAPSNILKQS, from the exons ATGGAACTTCATGAACTTCTGGCACGATGTTCGACACTGGTCATCGCAGTGATACTAATTGCTAGGATCAGCTCATGTCTCAATACTGCAGTATTAAGTGAA GTGCATGCaccttatgttgataattatgtGTCAAAATCCTACTTTAACAAACATGACAATTTGGTAGATTCAAAGTTTGAAGATTTCATTGCACATGACATACTGTACGGTGCATGTGAATCACTGCAAGGCAACGTCGAATTTTCACCAAAACTGTCTGCTTTACATGGAAAGCTGATTGGTGAAGGCTCCCATCGGCGTCTGTCATCAACTCTCAGATTGAAGATGTCATCAGAGTCCATTTCCAGGCCTCCAAAATCTTGTGAGGTTATAATTGTTGAAAGACTGCCTTCTGGAGTCTTTGCAGATCCTTTTGAGCTACAACACCTTGTTCAGCGTGGTG TTTTCAGGGATGCTGCCGTATTTGGAGATACAAATTTAGAGTTGCCTTCTTTTCTGTCAAACCACTCGCTTGTTGAGGTTCATCTGGAAGTGGGTACCAACTTAACATCACAACAGAAGGATGAACTGGAAATACACATGGAACTTCCTCTACATGCACGCTATCAG CCACTAGGACATGGATTCTCAAGAGTTCAATTTGCTTCACCTGACTTATTTCTGCGCTGCaacattgaaagaaaagaagatgaCACGGGCTGTTTGTTTCTGCTTGACAAACAGAATGCTGAATCAATTGATACTCACCCTGTGTGGGAAGTACCATGTGGAAATCGGGAACACACTGAAGTAGTATCTGCTTTTACATTCATCTCAGCTGTTTTATCAGCTCTTCTCATCATTGTTGCCTCAATTAAGTATTCTGATAATGCACCTAGTAATATCTTAAAACAATCATAA
- the LOC107028801 gene encoding protein SAMBA, producing MSTGSSLTSSPARSSSSTMAMIGGNVGPSSSSAVDDFNFPVDLISVQDRKDEALQVLKSDLMASLNKEVKSLDEDSWMFDGPRSRIHRISRPGRLHKHVEVGKQKSKLAATLK from the exons ATGAGCACTGGAAGTTCGCTGACGTCGTCACCGGCGAGGTCATCGAGTTCGACGATGGCGATGATCGGAGGAAATGTAGGGCCGTCATCGTCTTCAGCTGTTGATGACTTCAATTTTCCAGTTGATCTCATCTCCGTTCAAGACCGCAAAGATGAGGCTCTTCAAG TTCTTAAATCTGATCTGATGGCTTCACTGAACAAAGAGGTTAAATCCCTAGACGAAGATAGCTGGATGTTTGATGGACCTAGGTCTCGTATTCACAGGATTTCTAGGCCAG GTCGCCTTCACAAACATGTAGAAGTTGGAAAGCAGAAATCTAAGTTGGCGGCCACATTAAAATGA